Proteins from one Terriglobus tenax genomic window:
- a CDS encoding nuclear transport factor 2 family protein gives MSIEKNVQVVKDFFAAIGSGDKQRVLTLVAEDIEWIIPGEDWPLAGTHRGHTELEAVLQKASKEIEMTYPKPPEFVAQEDRVLVIGVATGKIKATNKPFKDDWVFDITVRDGKLTKIREYIDTQALARASEKP, from the coding sequence ATGAGTATCGAAAAGAATGTGCAGGTTGTGAAAGATTTCTTTGCAGCAATAGGCAGCGGCGATAAGCAACGTGTGCTTACCTTGGTTGCCGAAGATATTGAGTGGATCATTCCAGGCGAGGACTGGCCGCTGGCCGGCACTCACCGCGGGCACACTGAATTAGAAGCCGTGCTCCAGAAGGCATCCAAAGAGATCGAAATGACCTATCCAAAGCCTCCTGAATTCGTGGCGCAGGAAGACCGGGTTCTGGTCATCGGCGTCGCTACGGGGAAAATCAAAGCCACGAATAAGCCGTTCAAGGACGACTGGGTCTTCGACATTACCGTTCGAGATGGCAAACTGACGAAGATCCGGGAGTACATCGACACGCAAGCCCTGGCGCGTGCCTCCGAGAAGCCGTGA
- a CDS encoding NADPH-dependent F420 reductase yields MSYAIVGFGKIGQALARAFARNNIDVTVASRRSPEELAPQARAIGPTVVPKSLREALKADTIFLAVLFDQHLDVAKALPSWKGKTIIDVTNAYGVPPEDLDGLPSSAFVARAFNGARLVKGFNHLVAATLATDPVVEGGHRAVFLSSDDEDAIAPVADLAKQLGFAPVKLGRFNEGGALVHARGKTWGLLIFQDLFKKQQ; encoded by the coding sequence ATGAGCTACGCGATTGTAGGATTCGGAAAGATAGGCCAGGCCCTCGCCCGCGCCTTCGCCCGTAACAACATCGACGTGACCGTCGCGAGCCGCCGCTCGCCCGAGGAATTAGCACCACAGGCTCGGGCGATTGGACCCACGGTAGTCCCCAAATCGCTACGGGAAGCACTCAAGGCCGACACCATTTTCCTGGCGGTCCTGTTCGATCAACATCTCGACGTTGCCAAGGCCCTACCAAGTTGGAAAGGCAAGACGATCATCGACGTGACGAACGCGTATGGAGTTCCCCCTGAAGATTTGGATGGTCTCCCGTCCTCCGCCTTCGTCGCGAGAGCGTTCAACGGCGCCAGGCTCGTGAAAGGCTTCAATCACCTGGTTGCAGCCACCCTGGCTACTGATCCAGTCGTCGAGGGCGGCCACCGGGCCGTCTTTCTGTCGAGTGACGACGAGGACGCGATTGCTCCGGTGGCGGATTTGGCCAAACAACTCGGGTTCGCACCCGTCAAGCTCGGAAGGTTCAACGAGGGTGGCGCACTGGTGCACGCACGCGGTAAAACTTGGGGTCTGCTCATCTTCCAGGATTTGTTCAAGAAGCAGCAGTAA
- a CDS encoding SDR family NAD(P)-dependent oxidoreductase, which produces MGKLEGKVAVITGGSDGMALASAKLFVEEGAYVFITGRKQETLDKAVRLIGRNVTGVQGDAANLDDLDRLFETIKREKGKIDILFASAGIGEPVPLGQITEEHFDKTFDLNVRGTLFTVQKALPLFNDGGSIFMTGSNAAAKGFPGFGVYAASKLALRSFARTWLNELKERKIRVNLLVPGAIATTMQEAVLTPEAKQYFESLIPRGTMGQPEEVATVALFLASSDSSFVNGQELFVDGGMTAI; this is translated from the coding sequence ATGGGAAAGCTTGAAGGTAAGGTTGCAGTCATCACGGGCGGGTCCGACGGCATGGCGTTGGCGAGCGCCAAACTGTTTGTTGAAGAGGGTGCCTACGTTTTCATCACGGGCCGGAAGCAGGAGACGCTCGATAAAGCCGTCAGGCTGATTGGCCGCAACGTGACCGGCGTACAAGGTGACGCGGCCAATCTCGACGACCTTGATCGCCTGTTCGAGACGATCAAGCGGGAGAAAGGCAAGATCGACATCCTGTTCGCAAGCGCCGGCATAGGCGAGCCTGTCCCGCTGGGGCAGATCACCGAGGAGCACTTCGATAAGACCTTCGACCTGAACGTGCGCGGAACCCTCTTCACGGTGCAGAAAGCATTGCCGCTGTTCAACGATGGTGGATCGATCTTCATGACCGGGTCCAATGCCGCGGCGAAAGGTTTCCCTGGTTTCGGCGTGTATGCGGCAAGCAAGTTGGCGCTGCGCTCCTTTGCTCGCACTTGGCTCAACGAGCTCAAGGAGAGAAAGATCAGGGTGAACCTTCTGGTTCCCGGTGCTATTGCCACAACGATGCAGGAAGCAGTTCTCACCCCGGAAGCGAAGCAGTATTTCGAATCCCTGATCCCGCGGGGAACGATGGGGCAACCTGAGGAAGTCGCGACGGTCGCGTTGTTTCTTGCTTCGAGCGATTCAAGCTTCGTGAACGGGCAGGAGTTGTTTGTTGACGGTGGAATGACGGCGATTTAA
- a CDS encoding AraC family transcriptional regulator → MDPITDIFRTMHVTAVGLHRLEATAPWGIKQEQQTEEDVTPAGKKMFPTDLVHFAMLSRGNCWLTVEGTREPIPLTGGDCFLLARDSSIVLRDSPRTPPSLSFREIGGAGDNNVIHYGGGGAPTTIVCGAFSFDRVSLKPINQLLPSFILMKADQARTLALHMTMQALASEMAEQAPGSGVVASRLAEILFIHVLRAHIASEPERNKGWLRAVFDPQMGTALRAIHGRVSTPWTVESLAEAAGMSRSAFAARFKELLGQTPLEYVTQWRMQKAMQLLEHRDKKLIDVARSVGYESDAAFSKAFKRVVGTNPGEYVKHGIAPSPISIPALLDAN, encoded by the coding sequence TTGGACCCGATCACAGACATCTTCAGAACGATGCACGTAACCGCTGTAGGTCTGCACCGGCTCGAAGCCACAGCTCCGTGGGGAATAAAACAGGAACAGCAGACCGAAGAAGATGTCACGCCTGCCGGCAAGAAGATGTTTCCCACTGATTTGGTGCACTTCGCTATGCTGTCGCGCGGTAACTGCTGGCTGACTGTGGAGGGGACTCGAGAACCAATTCCCCTCACCGGTGGTGATTGCTTTTTGCTAGCCCGGGACTCTTCGATCGTTTTGCGCGATAGCCCGCGAACACCTCCCAGCCTAAGTTTCCGCGAGATCGGGGGCGCAGGTGACAACAATGTCATTCACTATGGAGGTGGTGGCGCACCGACCACAATCGTTTGTGGGGCCTTCAGTTTTGATCGTGTCAGCCTGAAGCCGATCAACCAGTTATTGCCGAGCTTCATTCTGATGAAGGCCGATCAGGCACGCACGCTTGCTCTTCACATGACAATGCAGGCGCTGGCATCAGAAATGGCAGAACAGGCACCGGGATCGGGAGTCGTCGCGAGTCGGCTGGCCGAGATTCTGTTTATCCATGTACTACGGGCACATATTGCGTCGGAACCGGAACGCAATAAGGGCTGGCTTCGTGCCGTTTTCGATCCTCAAATGGGCACTGCCCTAAGAGCCATTCACGGTAGAGTGAGTACACCCTGGACAGTCGAATCCCTGGCCGAGGCGGCGGGCATGTCTCGCTCCGCATTCGCGGCACGTTTCAAAGAGCTACTCGGACAAACACCGCTGGAATATGTAACCCAATGGCGAATGCAGAAGGCCATGCAGTTACTCGAACATCGTGACAAGAAGCTCATCGATGTTGCTAGGTCGGTCGGTTATGAGTCCGACGCTGCATTCAGTAAGGCATTCAAGCGAGTTGTCGGGACCAACCCTGGCGAATACGTCAAACATGGCATCGCCCCCTCACCAATAAGTATTCCTGCGCTCCTCGACGCTAACTGA
- a CDS encoding TetR/AcrR family transcriptional regulator — MVSEKRQVLLEKATALFSEHGFQAVGVDWIIRDSGVVRMTLYRHFAGKDELIREVLLQRHRHIFESIELKMRHITDPKARLRSIFTWYQSWFCTPEFAGCLFERALAEFGTKRPLISDTAVNFRNSMTDLMVGILQEAVPASSAKRLAHIFMMLLDGATVEARATNSSSSAAVAWASAEKLLEYETGMAPLLRDSGQPHRAKKKMAQKTPKRKA, encoded by the coding sequence ATGGTCAGTGAAAAACGGCAGGTTCTCCTGGAAAAGGCTACTGCGCTCTTCTCCGAGCACGGCTTTCAAGCTGTCGGAGTGGACTGGATCATTCGCGACTCTGGTGTTGTGCGGATGACGCTCTATCGGCACTTTGCAGGGAAGGACGAACTCATTCGAGAAGTGCTGTTGCAACGCCACAGGCATATCTTCGAGAGCATCGAGCTAAAGATGCGCCACATCACAGATCCAAAAGCGCGGCTGAGATCGATTTTCACCTGGTATCAGTCATGGTTTTGTACGCCTGAGTTTGCGGGCTGCCTATTCGAACGAGCGCTCGCAGAATTCGGAACGAAGAGGCCTCTTATCTCGGATACAGCGGTCAATTTTAGGAATTCGATGACCGACCTTATGGTGGGCATATTGCAAGAGGCCGTACCGGCGTCTTCCGCAAAGCGTCTGGCTCATATATTCATGATGCTGCTCGACGGCGCGACCGTCGAAGCTCGAGCAACAAACAGTTCGAGCTCTGCAGCCGTTGCCTGGGCCTCTGCAGAAAAGCTTCTTGAATATGAAACCGGTATGGCTCCGTTGTTACGGGATTCGGGCCAGCCTCATCGGGCCAAAAAGAAAATGGCCCAGAAAACGCCTAAACGCAAAGCTTGA
- a CDS encoding TetR/AcrR family transcriptional regulator: protein MRADARKNYTHVLAVARDIIAENGVNASMRDIARRAGVGLATLLRHFPTREALYEALLCTNLDALTQKAGELETANSPDEALVSWVREWVAFAQSYKGVVSLMAAAHTNPDSALYASCAAIHSASAKLLLRAQAKGTARADMNGDDLFALMSALGWAVDQPSFAPRANHLFHIVASAILTNPPGKGPLSCHGH, encoded by the coding sequence GTGCGCGCTGACGCAAGAAAAAATTACACACACGTACTTGCCGTCGCGCGTGACATCATCGCCGAGAACGGTGTGAATGCGTCCATGCGCGATATTGCCAGGCGAGCCGGCGTCGGATTAGCCACGCTGCTTCGTCACTTCCCGACGCGAGAAGCCCTGTACGAAGCGTTGCTTTGCACTAATCTCGACGCACTGACGCAGAAGGCAGGCGAACTCGAAACGGCGAATTCACCTGATGAGGCGCTCGTGTCATGGGTTCGCGAATGGGTGGCATTCGCCCAAAGCTACAAGGGCGTTGTCTCGCTGATGGCCGCCGCCCACACGAACCCGGACTCCGCTCTTTATGCTTCATGCGCAGCGATCCACTCAGCGAGCGCGAAACTACTACTCCGTGCTCAGGCCAAAGGAACGGCGCGCGCCGATATGAATGGAGACGATCTGTTTGCCCTGATGTCGGCGCTCGGCTGGGCGGTCGACCAACCCTCATTCGCGCCGAGGGCCAATCATCTCTTTCACATTGTCGCGAGCGCCATCCTGACGAATCCGCCTGGCAAGGGCCCGCTTAGCTGCCATGGTCATTGA
- a CDS encoding SDR family NAD(P)-dependent oxidoreductase, translating into MGKLEGKVAVITGGSSGIGLATAKRFVEEGAHVVITGRREKELKEAVTLIGKNVTTVVGDVSRLEDLDRLYAVVKEKHGHIDVLFANAGAGTIAPLAMATEQHFDQTFDVNVKGMFFTVQKALPLFKDGGSIVLNSSVSNVKGLAGFTAYAASKAAVRNFARGWTMELLGRKIRVNCMSPGAIETPALETTTGLTPEQAKQAAEQFTTMIPMARRGKPEEIAAAVTFLASDESSYITGIDLAVDGGMAQV; encoded by the coding sequence ATGGGAAAGCTTGAAGGTAAGGTTGCGGTAATCACAGGCGGAAGCAGCGGGATTGGCTTAGCCACAGCCAAGCGCTTCGTGGAAGAGGGCGCCCACGTAGTGATCACCGGGCGACGTGAGAAGGAGCTGAAGGAAGCAGTCACCCTCATCGGGAAAAACGTTACGACGGTCGTGGGCGACGTGTCGCGCCTGGAAGATCTGGACCGCCTCTATGCCGTCGTGAAAGAGAAACATGGTCACATTGACGTACTCTTCGCGAACGCGGGCGCGGGTACGATCGCACCGCTCGCAATGGCTACGGAACAGCATTTCGACCAGACCTTCGACGTGAACGTCAAGGGAATGTTCTTTACGGTGCAGAAGGCCCTCCCCCTCTTCAAAGACGGCGGCTCGATTGTCCTCAACTCTTCTGTCTCCAACGTGAAGGGTCTCGCAGGCTTTACCGCCTACGCCGCGAGCAAGGCGGCTGTGCGCAACTTCGCGCGCGGCTGGACGATGGAACTGCTGGGCCGCAAGATCCGGGTGAATTGCATGAGCCCCGGCGCCATCGAGACTCCGGCTTTGGAGACGACGACGGGCCTCACCCCGGAACAGGCCAAGCAAGCCGCTGAGCAGTTCACCACGATGATTCCGATGGCTCGCAGAGGTAAGCCAGAGGAGATCGCGGCGGCTGTCACGTTCCTCGCGTCCGATGAAAGTTCCTACATCACCGGCATCGATCTCGCCGTCGACGGAGGCATGGCTCAGGTCTGA
- a CDS encoding NADPH-dependent F420 reductase produces the protein MSYAIVGFGKIGQALAHAFARKNIEVTVASRRKPEELAPQAREIGPTVVAKSLQDALEADTIILAVPFGQHREIAKALPNWNGKTIIDAMNSFPTPPEELDGLPSSSFVAKSFTGARLVKGFNHLGAAKLATDPVVEGGHRVVFLSSDDEDAFAPVVDLAKQLGFAPVTLGRLNEGGALVHARGQAWGPLIFQDLFKKQQ, from the coding sequence ATGAGCTATGCAATCGTAGGTTTCGGAAAGATAGGCCAGGCTCTCGCCCACGCCTTCGCCCGTAAGAACATTGAAGTCACCGTCGCAAGTCGCCGGAAGCCCGAGGAGTTAGCGCCACAGGCTCGGGAGATTGGACCCACGGTCGTCGCCAAGTCGCTGCAGGATGCACTCGAGGCCGACACAATCATCCTGGCGGTACCGTTCGGGCAGCATCGCGAGATTGCAAAAGCCCTGCCAAATTGGAACGGCAAGACGATCATCGATGCGATGAACTCGTTTCCAACTCCACCTGAAGAGCTGGACGGCCTCCCCTCCTCCTCCTTCGTGGCGAAGTCGTTCACCGGCGCCAGGTTGGTGAAGGGATTCAATCACCTGGGTGCGGCCAAGCTGGCTACCGACCCGGTCGTAGAGGGTGGGCACCGTGTCGTCTTTCTTTCGAGCGACGACGAGGACGCGTTCGCTCCCGTGGTGGATCTGGCGAAGCAACTTGGGTTCGCCCCCGTCACGCTGGGAAGGCTCAATGAGGGTGGCGCGCTAGTGCACGCACGCGGCCAGGCCTGGGGTCCGCTTATCTTTCAGGATCTATTCAAGAAGCAGCAGTAG
- a CDS encoding zinc finger domain-containing protein, protein MRSNRNHRATRSIHSLSFTNALWGCIVQCPTCGSRPGVWCWQDGPTANGKRVLIHEERKFAAGRLGEIGWHTFRHAYRSWLDEAGAPMKVQQELMRHASIQTAMNVYGQAMSNSKRMGRSSKWCSSL, encoded by the coding sequence TTGCGCAGCAATCGGAATCATCGTGCCACCCGCAGCATTCATTCGCTGAGCTTTACCAATGCCTTGTGGGGATGCATCGTGCAGTGTCCGACATGCGGCTCAAGGCCTGGCGTCTGGTGCTGGCAGGATGGACCTACGGCCAACGGGAAGCGAGTTCTCATCCATGAGGAACGCAAGTTCGCGGCTGGGAGGCTCGGCGAAATCGGCTGGCACACGTTCCGCCACGCGTACCGTTCGTGGTTGGACGAGGCCGGAGCGCCGATGAAAGTGCAACAGGAGCTAATGCGTCACGCGTCGATCCAAACGGCCATGAACGTCTACGGACAGGCTATGTCGAACTCGAAGCGAATGGGAAGGTCGTCGAAATGGTGCTCAAGCCTGTAG
- a CDS encoding BON domain-containing protein translates to MRWKRFGSVLFAGVLVVSASAQEKKSSVSDAQIQSDVLKQLAGDSSLQNQDIQASVAFGTVTLSGSVTDENARRAAEQIAAKANGVTKVVDELSIGAAPAQASTNSAEDAGAAAIADAQNEPGQAQPQQYPPMQADQQAQMDQQQGYPQSQAPSPSYPQDQPPPQPGYPAPRAPYQRRVYGPYPYPGAQQPQPQQQYAYQGGGQQAGRMVTVPAGTVLSVRINQPLDSRNAQPGMNFDGTVVADIVADGAIAIPRGSTVHGQVANVETAGAVKGRGTLSLQLTGVSLGGQEFALASEPWTRNGRDKSLTSVNSTLGGAAIGAIIGGVAGGPAGAAIGAGVGGGAGLGAAAASPSGNVWVPGEAVLSFRVSQPVTVATVDQQEMNRLAYGAGPAGGQPMMQPRPYPVAYPYPYGYPYGAVVIGGPGPYFYGGGYRYGYYRPYYRGYRRY, encoded by the coding sequence ATGCGATGGAAGCGTTTTGGAAGTGTTTTATTTGCTGGCGTTCTGGTGGTGAGTGCCTCTGCCCAGGAGAAGAAGAGCAGCGTCTCGGACGCCCAGATTCAGTCCGATGTGTTGAAACAGCTTGCTGGTGACAGCTCGCTGCAGAACCAGGACATTCAGGCGTCGGTAGCATTTGGTACGGTAACGCTCTCTGGTTCGGTGACGGACGAGAATGCACGCCGCGCAGCGGAGCAGATAGCGGCCAAGGCCAATGGTGTCACCAAGGTTGTGGATGAGTTGTCGATCGGCGCGGCCCCGGCGCAGGCTTCGACCAACTCCGCCGAGGACGCTGGAGCGGCTGCCATTGCCGATGCTCAGAATGAGCCTGGACAGGCCCAGCCACAGCAGTATCCTCCAATGCAGGCGGATCAGCAGGCGCAGATGGACCAGCAGCAGGGCTATCCGCAATCGCAGGCGCCTTCACCGTCGTATCCTCAAGACCAGCCGCCGCCCCAGCCCGGTTATCCGGCTCCGCGTGCTCCATATCAGCGCCGCGTCTATGGGCCGTACCCATATCCCGGCGCACAGCAGCCTCAGCCACAGCAGCAGTATGCCTACCAGGGAGGCGGCCAGCAGGCCGGCCGCATGGTGACTGTGCCTGCCGGAACCGTTCTTTCCGTTCGCATCAATCAGCCGCTGGATAGCCGCAACGCTCAGCCCGGCATGAACTTTGACGGTACCGTGGTTGCCGACATTGTTGCGGACGGAGCCATTGCCATTCCGCGCGGGTCCACGGTGCATGGCCAGGTGGCGAATGTGGAAACCGCCGGGGCGGTAAAGGGGCGTGGAACCCTTTCCCTGCAGTTGACGGGTGTTTCTCTCGGGGGGCAGGAGTTCGCCCTCGCCTCTGAACCCTGGACGCGCAACGGCCGCGACAAGTCGTTGACCAGCGTGAACAGCACGCTGGGTGGTGCCGCGATTGGCGCTATTATCGGCGGTGTTGCCGGTGGCCCGGCGGGCGCAGCCATTGGCGCTGGGGTGGGCGGCGGAGCAGGTCTTGGAGCCGCAGCGGCATCCCCCAGTGGCAACGTCTGGGTTCCCGGGGAAGCCGTGCTCAGCTTCCGTGTCTCTCAGCCGGTGACCGTGGCCACGGTAGATCAGCAGGAGATGAACCGCCTGGCATATGGCGCAGGCCCGGCCGGTGGTCAGCCGATGATGCAGCCGCGCCCGTACCCCGTCGCGTACCCCTATCCCTATGGCTATCCTTATGGCGCGGTAGTGATTGGCGGGCCTGGGCCGTACTTCTACGGTGGTGGTTATCGCTATGGCTACTATCGTCCGTACTATCGCGGATACCGGCGCTATTAG
- a CDS encoding PspC domain-containing protein, which yields MYCSRCGKQLGAGASFCPACGAQVAAADNVVGVNFDGIVRPRVGRTVAGVCLGVARRYSWDVSMVRVAWLLAVVLFGTGVLAYIILWIAIPEESYVLPPGPPTRVP from the coding sequence ATGTACTGTTCTCGTTGCGGAAAGCAGTTAGGCGCCGGGGCCAGCTTTTGCCCGGCATGTGGCGCGCAGGTTGCGGCGGCAGACAATGTTGTCGGTGTGAACTTCGACGGGATCGTCAGGCCTCGCGTAGGGCGTACCGTAGCTGGCGTCTGTCTGGGAGTTGCGCGGCGCTATAGCTGGGATGTGAGCATGGTGCGTGTGGCGTGGCTGCTTGCGGTGGTCCTGTTCGGTACAGGTGTACTGGCTTACATCATCCTGTGGATAGCGATTCCTGAAGAAAGTTACGTGCTGCCCCCAGGGCCGCCGACGAGAGTTCCGTGA
- the lysA gene encoding diaminopimelate decarboxylase: MTKRQSGVEARPFVYQGRTLSCKDVALDTLADKFGTPLYVYSGDQILERRAMFAQEFAGVEHTVCYAVKANSSLAILKLLAKSGTGFDIVSGGELARVMLADQKAVERVVFSGVGKQAEEMDLALNSGILMFNVESEAELELLAARAAALKKKARIALRVNPDVFAETHPYISTGLREHKFGIDIRIARKVYRRAAKHQWLEPVGVSVHIGSQIRSTEPFGAALARVVDLVKQLRKDGLNIRYVDAGGGLGIEYGTGNFDPAAKVHEYANALKKAMGGLDIHLLLEPGRFFVAQAGALLSRVLYTKVNGSKTFVITDAAMNDLIRPALYQAHHEIWPVTRSASKKTLVADVVGPVCESGDFFARDRELPTVKSGDLVALLDAGAYGMTQASNYNTRARAAEVLVRDGKVKLVRRRETLKEMLAQEVF; this comes from the coding sequence ATAACAAAGCGGCAAAGCGGCGTGGAAGCCCGGCCATTCGTTTATCAGGGCCGCACGCTCAGCTGCAAAGATGTTGCGCTGGATACGCTGGCTGACAAGTTTGGCACCCCACTCTATGTCTATTCCGGTGACCAGATCCTGGAACGCCGTGCGATGTTTGCGCAGGAGTTTGCCGGCGTGGAGCATACTGTTTGCTACGCCGTAAAGGCAAACTCCTCGCTGGCCATTCTGAAGCTGCTGGCAAAAAGCGGAACGGGCTTCGATATCGTCTCCGGCGGAGAGTTGGCCCGGGTGATGCTGGCCGACCAGAAGGCCGTAGAACGCGTGGTGTTCTCCGGCGTGGGCAAGCAGGCGGAAGAGATGGACCTCGCCTTGAACTCGGGCATCCTGATGTTCAATGTGGAGAGTGAAGCCGAGCTGGAGCTGTTGGCTGCCCGCGCTGCCGCTCTGAAGAAGAAGGCTCGCATCGCTCTGCGTGTCAATCCCGACGTTTTTGCAGAGACGCATCCCTATATCTCCACCGGACTGCGCGAGCATAAGTTCGGCATCGACATCCGCATCGCCCGCAAGGTGTACCGCCGCGCGGCCAAACATCAGTGGCTGGAGCCGGTGGGTGTTTCCGTACACATCGGTTCTCAGATCCGTTCGACTGAGCCTTTCGGTGCAGCTCTGGCTCGCGTGGTAGACCTGGTCAAGCAGCTCCGCAAGGATGGCCTGAACATTCGCTATGTCGATGCGGGCGGTGGCCTGGGCATCGAGTACGGAACCGGCAACTTTGACCCTGCGGCCAAGGTGCACGAATACGCCAACGCTTTGAAGAAGGCCATGGGCGGGCTGGATATTCACCTGTTGCTGGAGCCCGGCCGCTTCTTCGTGGCGCAGGCAGGCGCGCTTCTGTCGCGCGTGCTCTACACCAAGGTGAACGGCAGCAAAACCTTTGTCATTACGGATGCAGCGATGAATGACCTCATCCGCCCGGCGCTCTACCAGGCGCACCACGAGATCTGGCCAGTAACCAGGTCCGCTTCAAAGAAGACGCTGGTTGCCGATGTGGTTGGCCCGGTATGCGAGTCGGGCGATTTCTTCGCGCGTGATCGCGAACTTCCCACGGTAAAGTCCGGTGACCTGGTGGCTTTGCTCGACGCCGGTGCGTACGGCATGACGCAGGCCTCCAACTACAACACACGCGCTCGCGCTGCGGAGGTGCTGGTGCGCGACGGCAAGGTAAAGCTGGTGCGCCGTCGCGAGACGTTGAAAGAGATGTTGGCGCAGGAAGTCTTTTAA